In the Aulosira sp. FACHB-615 genome, one interval contains:
- a CDS encoding glycosyltransferase family 2 protein, whose translation MKNTVLIPTYRRPLDLSRCLSALQAQTKPVDQVIVVVRDTDTQTWQFLQAFPAHHLPLQIVTVAIPGVVAALNAGLAAVEGDVLSITDDDAAPHPDWLEKINAHLLADAKIGGVGGRDWIHYGDKIEDESRAVVGELQWFGRVIGNHHLGVGAARPVDVLKGVNMSFRTQAIANLRFDERMRGSGAQVHFEMAFTLALKRAGWQIIYDPQVAVDHYPAQRFDEDQRNNFNAIAQINLVHNETLVLLEHLSPLRRLIFLLWAVFIGTRDCFGCLQWLRFFPSQGRLATRKLLASWRGRWQGWQTWQVTGDRLEVTGYRGAALRLRSVTGVQGEPKN comes from the coding sequence ATGAAGAACACAGTTCTCATCCCGACCTATCGCCGTCCTCTGGATCTATCTCGTTGCCTTTCGGCACTGCAAGCGCAAACTAAACCCGTTGATCAAGTCATCGTCGTTGTGCGGGATACAGATACCCAAACTTGGCAATTTCTCCAAGCCTTTCCCGCCCATCATTTACCTTTACAAATCGTCACCGTCGCCATTCCTGGAGTAGTCGCCGCCCTCAACGCTGGACTTGCAGCCGTTGAGGGAGATGTTTTATCTATTACTGATGATGACGCTGCACCTCATCCTGATTGGTTAGAGAAAATTAACGCCCACTTACTCGCAGATGCCAAAATAGGCGGTGTTGGTGGGCGTGATTGGATACATTATGGTGACAAAATTGAAGATGAATCTCGCGCTGTGGTGGGTGAATTGCAGTGGTTTGGGCGTGTAATTGGCAACCATCATCTTGGAGTCGGCGCAGCTCGTCCAGTCGATGTCCTCAAAGGTGTGAACATGAGTTTCCGTACTCAGGCGATCGCCAATTTACGTTTTGACGAAAGAATGCGAGGTTCAGGCGCACAGGTACATTTTGAAATGGCATTCACCCTCGCTTTAAAACGTGCTGGTTGGCAGATCATTTATGACCCACAAGTTGCAGTAGACCACTATCCCGCCCAGCGATTTGACGAAGACCAACGCAATAATTTTAATGCGATCGCGCAAATTAACTTAGTTCATAACGAAACTTTAGTATTACTCGAACATTTATCACCCCTACGTCGCCTCATCTTCTTGCTGTGGGCAGTTTTCATTGGTACTAGAGATTGTTTTGGTTGCCTGCAATGGCTAAGATTCTTCCCCAGCCAAGGCCGACTCGCCACCCGCAAACTTTTAGCCTCCTGGCGCGGTCGCTGGCAAGGATGGCAGACATGGCAAGTTACAGGTGACAGGTTAGAGGTGACAGGTTACAGGGGTGCAGCACTTCGACTGCGCTCAGTGACCGGGGTGCAGGGGGAGCCAAAGAACTAA
- a CDS encoding glycosyltransferase family 4 protein: MKLCIVTHKLKKGDGQGRVNYEVAQEAILRGHQLTLLASEISPELTQNNQVNWVQIPVDGYPSEFIRNFIFAYKSASWLQKNRSEIDLLKINGAITNVAADVNAVHFVHSSWLRSPVHISRVRRDAYGFYQWLYTALNARWEKQAFQRAKVVVAVSEKVAQELINIGVPRDRIRVIVNGVDLQEFIPGIASRQKLNLPENVNLGLFAGDIRTPRKNLDSVLQALVKVPDLHLAVVGSTDGSPFPQLAADLGISERVHFLGYRRDIAEIMRAVDLFVFPSRYEACTLVLLEALASGLPVITATATGGAELVTPECGIVLPDSDDVEALAAALSSLASDRTLIQQMGQAARAVAQQHSWSTMAQTYMDLFEELQQHEEHSSHPDLSPSSGSISLPFGTASAN, from the coding sequence ATGAAACTTTGCATTGTTACCCACAAACTTAAAAAAGGTGATGGACAAGGAAGAGTCAACTATGAAGTTGCTCAAGAAGCGATTCTTCGTGGTCATCAATTAACATTATTAGCTAGTGAAATATCACCAGAACTTACCCAAAATAATCAAGTTAATTGGGTACAAATTCCTGTTGATGGTTATCCGAGCGAGTTTATTCGGAATTTTATCTTTGCTTATAAAAGTGCGTCTTGGTTACAAAAAAATCGTTCAGAAATCGATTTATTAAAAATCAATGGCGCAATTACCAATGTGGCAGCAGATGTGAATGCTGTACATTTTGTGCATAGTTCTTGGTTGCGATCGCCTGTACATATTTCCCGCGTTCGCCGCGATGCTTACGGTTTTTATCAATGGCTGTACACCGCCTTAAATGCCCGTTGGGAAAAACAAGCTTTTCAACGGGCTAAAGTCGTGGTTGCCGTCTCTGAGAAAGTTGCCCAAGAGTTAATTAACATTGGCGTACCACGCGATCGCATCCGAGTCATCGTCAATGGTGTCGATTTGCAAGAGTTTATCCCTGGTATTGCTTCTCGCCAAAAATTAAACTTACCAGAGAATGTAAATTTAGGATTATTTGCCGGAGACATCCGTACACCACGGAAGAATTTAGATAGCGTCTTACAGGCCTTAGTGAAAGTACCTGATTTACACCTAGCCGTAGTCGGGAGTACTGATGGTAGTCCCTTTCCACAGTTAGCCGCCGATTTAGGCATTAGCGAACGGGTACATTTTCTCGGTTATCGCCGGGATATTGCCGAAATCATGCGGGCGGTAGATTTATTTGTCTTCCCCTCCCGTTATGAAGCTTGCACCTTGGTCTTGTTAGAAGCCCTCGCCTCTGGGTTGCCTGTCATTACCGCTACAGCTACCGGTGGGGCAGAGTTAGTCACACCTGAATGTGGAATTGTTTTACCAGATTCAGATGATGTGGAAGCCTTAGCTGCTGCTTTGTCATCTTTAGCCAGCGATCGCACCTTGATACAACAAATGGGTCAAGCCGCCCGCGCCGTCGCCCAACAACACAGTTGGTCAACAATGGCCCAAACCTATATGGATCTATTTGAGGAGTTACAACAGCATGAAGAACACAGTTCTCATCCCGACCTATCGCCGTCCTCTGGATCTATCTCGTTGCCTTTCGGCACTGCAAGCGCAAACTAA
- a CDS encoding glycosyltransferase family 2 protein — protein MLQQNVKQPLVSVVIPTYNRPDYLKQAIASAVNQTYQNLEIIVSDNCSDESPQGIIESFDDSRIRFWQHPENVGMLSNQMNAFKMAQGKYVASLHDDDMWHEDFLAKLVPILEAHSNVILAFSDQYIIDSDSNINHLGTEANTRGFKRDILAPGIHTFFAKIGLIDKSIPTAAACVIRNGVIDWDSIPQEVGGMWDLYLTYLCCISGYGAYYYPERLTYYRAHELTDTMLSGSRNANAKIRKAQSEIFCYKAFMEDGRLQEFHEYFQAKWLESHTTLGIGLLRNHQTTAARPYLFQAFKRQKLNPRTLAALILSFTPQPLANQFLTVSRTT, from the coding sequence ATGTTACAGCAGAACGTAAAGCAACCTCTGGTTAGTGTTGTTATCCCAACTTACAATCGACCAGATTATTTAAAGCAAGCGATCGCCAGTGCAGTTAACCAAACTTATCAGAATCTTGAAATCATCGTTTCTGATAATTGTAGTGACGAAAGCCCCCAAGGAATTATCGAATCTTTTGATGATTCACGCATTAGATTTTGGCAACATCCTGAAAATGTGGGGATGTTGTCTAATCAAATGAATGCTTTCAAAATGGCACAAGGTAAATATGTTGCCAGTCTCCATGATGATGATATGTGGCACGAAGATTTTTTAGCGAAACTTGTGCCAATACTGGAAGCTCATTCTAATGTGATTTTGGCTTTTTCTGACCAATATATTATTGATAGTGACAGTAATATCAATCATCTTGGTACAGAAGCAAATACACGCGGTTTCAAAAGAGATATTTTAGCCCCAGGTATTCATACATTTTTCGCTAAAATTGGTTTAATTGATAAAAGTATCCCCACGGCTGCTGCTTGTGTAATTCGTAATGGTGTCATTGATTGGGATAGCATTCCGCAAGAAGTCGGCGGGATGTGGGATTTATATCTAACTTATCTCTGCTGCATTTCGGGTTATGGTGCGTACTATTATCCCGAAAGATTAACTTATTATCGCGCCCATGAACTCACCGATACAATGTTAAGTGGGAGTAGAAATGCTAACGCCAAAATTCGCAAAGCCCAAAGCGAAATCTTTTGCTACAAAGCATTCATGGAAGATGGCAGATTGCAAGAATTTCATGAGTATTTTCAAGCGAAATGGTTAGAATCACATACCACTTTAGGCATTGGTTTACTGCGGAATCATCAAACAACAGCAGCACGTCCTTACTTATTCCAAGCATTTAAAAGACAAAAATTGAACCCCAGAACTTTAGCAGCACTGATACTTAGTTTTACTCCGCAACCATTAGCTAATCAATTTCTCACAGTCAGTAGAACAACATGA
- a CDS encoding glycosyltransferase family 2 protein, translated as MSSSIELTEPLVSVVIPTYNRPEYLKQAIASAVNQTFKNIEIIVCDNCSDVSPQPIVEAFKDERIRFCRNSHNIGMVANIINGFVIAKGKYVASLHDDDMWEPDFLAKLVPPLEANSDLALAFCDHYVIKADGQIDDKLTQECSKTWKRADLTAGIHQPFYKIAIENMSVATANAAVIRKDVVDWQAFPLEVGGFYDLYINYLCSRSGLGAYYTPEKLTRYREHELTDTLTDNAQINIRKAKNHIFCYEHFMQDTRLKELYPHFQQRLIEANQYLGMSLLKAGQPESARPHFWYVWQKKKLSVRAIAALLFSFIYSLLINTFISVKGYVTAERKATSG; from the coding sequence ATGTCTAGCAGTATTGAATTAACAGAACCATTAGTTAGTGTTGTTATTCCTACTTACAATCGCCCAGAGTATTTAAAGCAGGCGATCGCCAGTGCTGTCAACCAGACATTTAAAAATATTGAAATTATTGTTTGTGACAACTGTAGTGATGTCAGTCCTCAACCAATAGTCGAAGCTTTTAAAGATGAAAGAATTCGGTTTTGCCGCAATTCACATAACATTGGGATGGTTGCCAATATTATTAACGGTTTTGTCATCGCTAAAGGTAAATATGTGGCCAGCCTCCATGATGATGATATGTGGGAACCTGATTTTTTAGCCAAGCTTGTTCCCCCTCTAGAAGCTAATTCTGATTTGGCTTTAGCTTTTTGTGATCATTACGTGATTAAAGCTGATGGGCAGATAGATGATAAACTGACTCAAGAGTGTTCCAAGACATGGAAACGAGCTGATTTAACAGCAGGAATTCATCAGCCTTTTTATAAAATTGCTATCGAAAATATGTCTGTAGCTACTGCCAATGCTGCTGTTATTCGTAAAGATGTTGTAGATTGGCAAGCATTTCCTTTAGAGGTGGGTGGCTTTTACGATTTGTATATCAATTATCTCTGTTCTCGCTCTGGTTTAGGCGCTTACTATACTCCAGAAAAACTCACTCGTTACCGTGAACATGAGTTAACAGATACATTAACAGATAATGCTCAAATTAATATCCGTAAGGCAAAAAATCACATTTTCTGTTATGAACATTTTATGCAAGATACCAGATTAAAAGAGTTATATCCACATTTTCAGCAGAGATTAATCGAAGCTAATCAATATCTAGGTATGAGTTTATTAAAAGCTGGACAGCCAGAATCAGCACGCCCTCATTTTTGGTATGTCTGGCAAAAGAAAAAGCTGAGTGTAAGAGCGATCGCAGCATTGCTATTCAGTTTTATCTACAGCTTATTAATCAATACATTTATCAGTGTGAAGGGATATGTTACAGCAGAACGTAAAGCAACCTCTGGTTAG
- a CDS encoding glycosyltransferase family 4 protein has product MSKNVTHTEMIYHCTNTNINGGGGIETYVASLALSQISESCDISKQATVHQHILKSIKTEDQKQFKLLHLHDPEFLADLREECPAIFTLHNHCSYCPSGTKYLADRGKICDRVMNPLGCAWGHVVDGCGSRRPHRILGNWWNAYNPLNTLKKLKIPVIANSEYVRQQIISAGISPERVITLRCGVQLPKVETEPLSRTIYQNQHILFVGRIVPDKGLEWLLKALSKTEKHIHLDIAGDGWDKANMEKLADDLGLGDRITWHGWCNSEQLETLYQQCLAVIFPSLWPEPAGLVTLEAYARYRPVIASAVGGIPEHIKDGKTGLLVSPNNTAQLAAAINELATNYAKAKTMGEKGQAWYQEEFTIDVHVQRLNQIYAQTIAEFHTLMKVENTKFSNHQWGF; this is encoded by the coding sequence ATGAGCAAAAATGTAACCCATACAGAGATGATTTACCACTGCACAAACACTAATATTAACGGAGGAGGGGGAATTGAAACTTATGTGGCTTCTTTAGCACTTTCACAAATTTCAGAATCTTGTGATATCTCCAAACAAGCAACAGTACATCAACATATTCTCAAGTCGATTAAGACAGAGGATCAAAAGCAATTTAAATTACTACACCTTCACGACCCAGAATTTTTAGCGGATTTACGCGAAGAATGTCCAGCTATTTTTACCCTGCACAATCATTGTAGTTACTGTCCGAGTGGAACCAAATATTTAGCAGACCGAGGTAAAATTTGCGATCGCGTGATGAATCCTTTAGGCTGTGCTTGGGGTCATGTAGTTGATGGTTGTGGTAGTCGGCGACCACACAGAATTTTGGGTAATTGGTGGAATGCTTACAATCCCTTAAATACCCTGAAAAAATTGAAAATCCCTGTAATAGCTAATAGTGAATATGTTCGTCAGCAAATCATTAGTGCGGGAATATCACCAGAACGAGTGATTACACTACGTTGCGGTGTGCAGTTACCCAAGGTGGAGACAGAACCTCTGAGTCGGACAATTTATCAAAATCAGCACATTCTTTTTGTTGGTCGGATAGTTCCCGATAAAGGTTTAGAGTGGCTACTTAAAGCCTTAAGCAAAACTGAAAAACATATCCATTTAGATATTGCTGGTGATGGTTGGGATAAAGCCAATATGGAAAAATTAGCCGATGATTTGGGTCTAGGCGATCGCATTACTTGGCATGGTTGGTGTAATTCTGAACAATTAGAAACTTTATATCAACAGTGTTTGGCGGTGATTTTTCCTAGTCTTTGGCCAGAACCTGCGGGTTTAGTCACCTTAGAAGCTTATGCGCGTTATCGTCCAGTAATTGCCAGTGCTGTCGGGGGCATTCCTGAACATATAAAAGATGGCAAAACTGGGCTTTTAGTTTCACCTAATAATACTGCACAATTAGCGGCGGCAATTAATGAATTGGCAACCAATTATGCCAAAGCGAAAACAATGGGTGAAAAAGGACAAGCTTGGTATCAAGAAGAATTTACGATTGATGTTCATGTTCAGCGTTTAAATCAAATTTATGCCCAGACTATTGCTGAATTTCATACTTTGATGAAAGTAGAAAATACGAAATTTAGCAATCATCAATGGGGTTTTTAG